One genomic segment of Catalinimonas alkaloidigena includes these proteins:
- a CDS encoding formylglycine-generating enzyme family protein yields the protein MRNLLNKAKFAFLLSIKPFFFRLNLLNKGLTLLIIAIFILPSHKIKSLWNNAKSGEAFEAYTETIPGSEVSFEMIPIQGGEYLMGSPENDPNHLADEGPQVKVKIDPFWMASTETTWDMFEIFVFQEQEKRLAMESGGLESANIPSVDAVSRPTPPYLDMSFGMGKYGYPAICMTQYSAQMFCKWLSAKTGVFYRLPTEAEWEYACRAGTTTAYSFGDDASKLDEYAWYYGNTSNGYEKIGTKKPNPWGLYDMHGNVSEWTLDQYNAEFYASLEDGVAVPYNPPTELYPRTVRGGSWDDDPEVLRSASRIPSNPRWKQQDPQIPKSDWWHTDARFVGFRLIRPLNPPSEKQIEAFWPEPIEDL from the coding sequence ATGAGAAACCTCTTAAATAAAGCTAAATTTGCTTTTTTGCTCTCTATAAAGCCCTTTTTCTTCCGACTCAATCTGCTCAATAAAGGATTGACCTTACTTATCATTGCCATTTTCATTTTACCTTCTCATAAAATCAAATCCCTATGGAATAATGCGAAGTCAGGAGAAGCTTTTGAAGCTTATACCGAGACTATTCCCGGTAGTGAAGTTTCATTTGAAATGATCCCTATCCAGGGAGGTGAATACCTAATGGGAAGCCCTGAGAATGATCCCAATCATCTAGCGGATGAAGGACCTCAGGTAAAAGTAAAAATTGATCCATTCTGGATGGCCAGCACCGAGACAACCTGGGACATGTTTGAAATTTTCGTATTTCAGGAACAGGAAAAACGACTCGCCATGGAATCTGGCGGCCTGGAAAGTGCCAATATTCCTTCTGTGGATGCGGTATCCCGGCCTACCCCACCCTATCTGGATATGAGCTTTGGGATGGGTAAGTATGGTTATCCAGCCATTTGTATGACACAGTACTCAGCTCAGATGTTTTGCAAATGGCTCAGCGCCAAAACGGGAGTTTTTTATCGCTTGCCTACTGAAGCTGAATGGGAATATGCGTGTCGAGCGGGTACTACCACCGCTTACTCATTTGGTGATGATGCTTCTAAACTGGACGAATATGCTTGGTATTATGGCAATACCAGTAATGGCTACGAAAAGATAGGTACAAAAAAGCCTAATCCATGGGGCCTGTATGATATGCATGGTAACGTCTCAGAATGGACTTTGGATCAGTACAATGCTGAATTTTATGCCTCCCTGGAAGATGGTGTCGCAGTACCCTACAATCCACCTACTGAACTATATCCCCGCACTGTGAGAGGTGGGTCTTGGGACGATGACCCTGAGGTGCTCCGCTCTGCCTCCAGAATACCTTCAAATCCACGTTGGAAGCAACAGGATCCTCAGATTCCGAAAAGCGACTGGTGGCATACTGATGCCCGTTTCGTTGGTTTCAGACTGATTAGACCCCTGAACCCACCTTCTGAAAAACAAATTGAAGCTTTCTGGCCTGAACCGATAGAAGATCTTTAA
- a CDS encoding Gfo/Idh/MocA family protein, which yields MKNLEFNKSINRRKFVKSSAAAAAGGVFLSQLPSAASAYVGGNETLRVAVIGCGGRGTGAAVQALSVKEDVKLVAMADAFKDRLDESYDNIMKKHGKSGRVDVPEENKFVGFDGYKNAIALADVVLLATPPGFRPIHFEEAVNQGKHVFMEKPVATDAPGVRKVLEVAQKAKQNKLNVVVGLQRHYQPSYLELMKRIHNGEIGDIVGGQVYWNSSGVWVRERQPQQTEMEYQMRNWYYFTWLCGDHIMEQHIHNIDVANWAKQSYPVMAQGMGGREVRTGPDHGEIFDHHFVEFHYEDGTMINSQCRHIEGCMNKVSESFVGTKGRATTDGTTMITDTKGNTLWKHRDKNDPNPYQVEHDRLFSAIVNGNELLADAENGAKSTMTSLLGRMATYSGKVVTWDEALNSNMSLMPQKFSFDATPPVVPGADGKYPVPVPGKTKVI from the coding sequence ATGAAAAATCTGGAATTTAATAAAAGTATTAATCGCCGAAAATTTGTAAAAAGCTCGGCGGCTGCAGCTGCAGGTGGTGTATTTTTAAGTCAGCTCCCCTCGGCGGCAAGTGCTTATGTAGGGGGAAATGAAACCTTACGCGTTGCGGTGATAGGCTGTGGAGGTAGAGGAACTGGTGCCGCAGTACAAGCGCTTAGTGTTAAAGAAGATGTAAAGCTTGTCGCGATGGCAGATGCCTTTAAAGACAGATTAGACGAGAGTTACGATAACATTATGAAAAAGCACGGAAAGTCGGGCCGTGTGGATGTTCCTGAAGAAAACAAATTTGTCGGCTTTGATGGATATAAAAACGCGATAGCTTTAGCGGATGTAGTCTTGTTGGCTACCCCTCCCGGATTTCGTCCCATTCACTTTGAAGAAGCAGTCAATCAGGGAAAGCATGTCTTCATGGAGAAGCCTGTAGCTACCGATGCCCCCGGAGTGCGCAAAGTGTTGGAAGTTGCTCAAAAGGCAAAGCAAAATAAACTCAATGTAGTTGTGGGACTTCAGCGCCATTATCAGCCCAGCTACCTGGAACTGATGAAACGAATTCATAATGGTGAAATCGGTGATATCGTTGGCGGACAGGTATACTGGAACAGCAGCGGCGTATGGGTACGTGAGCGCCAGCCCCAGCAGACGGAAATGGAATATCAGATGCGTAACTGGTACTACTTTACCTGGCTTTGTGGTGACCATATCATGGAACAGCACATCCATAACATAGATGTTGCGAACTGGGCAAAACAGTCTTACCCTGTCATGGCCCAGGGCATGGGAGGGCGTGAAGTACGAACCGGCCCGGATCACGGTGAAATTTTTGACCATCACTTTGTAGAATTTCACTATGAAGATGGGACGATGATCAATAGCCAGTGTCGTCATATTGAAGGTTGTATGAATAAAGTGTCAGAAAGCTTCGTAGGAACCAAAGGTAGAGCAACTACTGACGGGACAACCATGATCACTGATACCAAAGGAAATACACTCTGGAAACACAGAGATAAAAACGACCCCAACCCTTATCAGGTTGAGCATGACAGATTATTTTCAGCAATCGTAAATGGTAACGAATTACTTGCGGATGCCGAAAATGGCGCTAAGAGTACGATGACCTCATTGCTGGGAAGAATGGCAACTTACTCAGGAAAAGTAGTAACCTGGGATGAGGCGCTGAATTCAAATATGAGCCTGATGCCACAGAAATTTAGTTTTGATGCCACCCCTCCGGTTGTGCCCGGTGCGGATGGTAAATATCCTGTACCCGTACCAGGAAAAACCAAAGTGATATAA
- a CDS encoding pentapeptide repeat-containing protein gives MRTLLSSLALCVIFGVHGYAQQTIQAEEILSQINRGEAIEYNNVKIVGVLDFTNLDNRSSKKKGSSWFGSNMQYESKVEASVIFRNCIFLDDVIAYYNENDDTYIAHFEDDAIFEECVFESASEFKYSEFDKHASFAKSLFEKEANFKYSEFSDGPDFSGCVFDEDANFKYADFSDQPQYANVVFEDEANFKYAKFPEGVTFQSAVFNDLANFKYAEFSSPLILDHVSFNGDEDFKYTEIDGKDFTSYLIKNR, from the coding sequence ATGAGAACTTTATTATCTTCCTTGGCATTATGTGTAATTTTTGGAGTGCATGGTTATGCTCAACAGACAATTCAGGCTGAAGAAATTCTCAGCCAAATTAACCGAGGAGAAGCAATTGAATACAATAATGTAAAAATTGTTGGTGTGCTGGACTTTACCAATCTTGATAATCGTAGCTCCAAAAAGAAAGGAAGTAGCTGGTTTGGAAGTAACATGCAATATGAAAGTAAGGTAGAAGCTAGTGTCATTTTTCGCAACTGCATTTTCTTGGATGATGTGATTGCCTATTACAATGAGAATGATGACACATATATCGCTCATTTTGAAGATGATGCGATTTTTGAAGAATGTGTGTTTGAAAGCGCCAGCGAATTTAAATATTCAGAGTTTGACAAGCATGCCAGTTTTGCCAAATCATTGTTTGAAAAAGAAGCAAATTTTAAATATTCCGAATTTTCAGATGGCCCGGATTTTAGTGGCTGTGTATTTGATGAGGATGCAAACTTTAAGTATGCTGATTTTTCGGATCAGCCCCAGTATGCCAATGTAGTATTTGAAGATGAAGCCAATTTTAAGTATGCAAAATTTCCTGAGGGTGTGACTTTTCAGAGTGCTGTTTTTAATGACCTGGCTAACTTCAAATATGCCGAGTTTTCATCACCCCTAATTCTGGATCATGTATCTTTTAATGGTGATGAGGATTTTAAGTATACGGAAATAGATGGTAAAGATTTTACCAGCTACCTTATCAAAAACCGATAG
- the bshB1 gene encoding bacillithiol biosynthesis deacetylase BshB1 produces the protein MKLDILVIAVHPDDAELGCGGTIASHVAMGKKVGILDLTAGELGTRGTVEIRASESAASSKVLGISVRENLGFSDGFFVDDREHQLALIKKIRKFRPELVIANAIKDRHPDHGRAAELTRNACFLSGLRMIETDEEGKRQEAWRPAQLWHMVQSVYIAPDIVVDVSDHWKTKMDAIRCFKSQFDASEGDEPGTFLTTPLFMKFVEARGQEYGHAIGAAYGEGFTNDKQLGVNSLFDLKLS, from the coding sequence ATGAAATTAGATATACTAGTCATAGCTGTTCACCCTGATGATGCGGAGCTCGGCTGTGGAGGAACTATTGCTTCTCATGTAGCCATGGGAAAAAAAGTGGGTATCCTTGATTTGACAGCCGGAGAGCTTGGTACCCGGGGCACAGTCGAAATCAGAGCCAGTGAGTCAGCAGCATCCAGTAAGGTGTTAGGAATATCAGTAAGAGAAAACCTTGGTTTTTCCGATGGTTTTTTTGTTGATGATCGTGAGCATCAATTAGCGCTGATCAAGAAGATTAGAAAATTCAGGCCTGAATTGGTGATTGCCAATGCCATTAAAGATCGTCATCCAGATCATGGAAGAGCTGCAGAACTTACGCGAAATGCGTGTTTTCTATCAGGACTCAGGATGATAGAGACAGATGAGGAGGGTAAGAGACAAGAAGCCTGGCGTCCTGCTCAGCTTTGGCATATGGTTCAAAGCGTTTATATCGCACCTGATATCGTAGTTGATGTGAGCGATCACTGGAAGACAAAGATGGATGCGATTAGATGTTTTAAATCACAATTTGATGCATCTGAAGGTGATGAGCCAGGAACTTTTCTGACCACTCCCTTATTTATGAAATTTGTTGAAGCCCGGGGGCAGGAGTATGGTCATGCCATAGGTGCAGCATATGGCGAAGGCTTTACCAATGATAAGCAACTGGGGGTTAACTCTCTTTTTGACCTGAAACTATCATAA
- a CDS encoding PAS domain-containing sensor histidine kinase, which yields MPQKNPLTREELKVFETVPDLYLILSPDLHILTASNAYLSATLTLRQEIVGRHLFEVFPDNPETPEANSVKNLYASLIEVLTKMQTHQMKLQRYDVPRPSALGGGFEEKYWKPTNTPVLDELGEVRYIIHKVSDVTKQISDHRHIQDLTDREQAALAEADWQQKRLIDFFMQAPVAIGIFEGKEHVIGLANPLMCKILGRDSNDLLGKPFFNAMPELKGQGFDAILSQVYNTGKPFEFEESPATFLMHNGKLEEGFYHTVYQPLMNVQGEITGIINIVTDVSEQVKARKKLEESENRFRTLLESIPQMAWTNLPDGSVNFYNKRCHEYTGLSFNEIYGWGWQPLVHPDDLDKSLIAYKGALETGNEFIIENRLKRHDGHYRWHLNRSIPIQNETGEVILCVGTSTDIHEQKLLTQQLLESEQYFRMMADNVPAMIWVTDPDGQCTYLNKQWYDFTGQTEEIGLGLGWLKAVHPDDTSNTANIFLNANAKQIPFDLTYRLKSESGDYRWAIDVGLPKFDAEGKFEGFVGAVYDIHERKLAEERLHQMSQELVATNDKLIAANEQIQASNEDLAHTNQQLSYINADMDNFIYTASHDLRAPITNIEGLMDTLMSTLSDESRQSPMINKLSGMITSSIERFKNTLNDLTEITKVQREGKVEDLVEINLTKVISEVQLDLSQQIEEAEAQFDLNLKNYTPIRFSPKNARSIVYNLISNAIKYRSPQRQVLIRISCSIEDNYLVLSVSDNGLGMDLSDESKIFAMFKRLHDHVDGTGIGLYIVKKIIENAGGKIEVRSKLGQGTTFNVYFKQNGSNKYQC from the coding sequence ATGCCCCAGAAGAACCCGCTGACCCGAGAGGAGCTTAAGGTATTTGAAACTGTTCCGGATTTATATTTGATTCTTTCCCCAGATCTACACATTCTCACCGCCAGTAATGCTTATCTTTCAGCCACACTCACCCTACGACAAGAGATCGTAGGCAGGCATCTCTTTGAAGTATTTCCTGATAATCCCGAAACACCTGAAGCTAATTCAGTAAAAAATCTTTATGCTTCATTAATAGAAGTGCTGACAAAGATGCAAACCCATCAAATGAAACTCCAGCGCTATGATGTCCCCCGCCCCTCTGCACTAGGAGGAGGTTTTGAAGAAAAATACTGGAAGCCAACGAATACACCTGTGCTGGATGAACTGGGAGAAGTCCGTTACATTATCCACAAAGTTAGTGATGTTACTAAACAAATTAGTGATCATCGTCATATTCAGGATCTTACCGATCGTGAGCAGGCAGCACTGGCAGAAGCTGATTGGCAGCAGAAAAGGCTTATTGATTTTTTTATGCAGGCTCCTGTCGCTATCGGAATATTTGAGGGTAAAGAGCATGTCATTGGGCTTGCAAACCCTCTGATGTGCAAAATCCTGGGGCGCGACTCCAACGATTTACTGGGTAAACCTTTTTTCAATGCAATGCCTGAGCTAAAGGGACAAGGCTTTGATGCTATCCTTTCTCAAGTCTACAACACCGGTAAACCTTTTGAATTTGAAGAATCCCCAGCTACTTTTTTAATGCATAACGGAAAGTTAGAAGAAGGTTTTTACCATACGGTTTATCAGCCTCTCATGAATGTGCAGGGAGAGATCACCGGAATCATCAATATAGTAACTGATGTCAGCGAGCAGGTTAAGGCCCGAAAAAAATTAGAAGAAAGTGAAAATCGCTTTCGCACCCTGCTGGAAAGTATTCCGCAAATGGCATGGACTAACCTGCCAGATGGATCTGTTAACTTTTATAATAAACGATGTCATGAATATACCGGTCTTAGCTTTAATGAAATCTATGGTTGGGGATGGCAACCTCTAGTTCATCCAGACGATTTGGATAAAAGTCTGATTGCTTATAAGGGTGCACTGGAGACTGGGAATGAATTTATAATAGAAAACCGGCTTAAAAGGCACGATGGCCATTATCGTTGGCACCTCAACCGTTCTATTCCCATACAAAATGAAACTGGTGAAGTTATCCTCTGTGTAGGAACATCCACTGACATACACGAGCAAAAGCTGCTTACCCAACAATTGCTGGAAAGCGAACAGTACTTTCGCATGATGGCCGATAATGTGCCAGCTATGATCTGGGTTACCGACCCTGATGGTCAATGTACTTATCTGAATAAACAATGGTACGATTTTACCGGACAGACAGAAGAAATTGGTCTGGGCTTAGGCTGGCTTAAAGCCGTTCATCCTGATGATACCAGCAATACTGCAAACATTTTTTTAAACGCTAACGCAAAGCAGATACCCTTTGACCTAACTTATCGCCTGAAAAGTGAGAGTGGGGACTACCGCTGGGCTATTGATGTGGGTTTACCAAAATTTGATGCTGAAGGTAAATTTGAAGGTTTTGTAGGAGCAGTATATGATATTCACGAACGTAAACTTGCGGAAGAGAGACTGCATCAAATGTCGCAAGAGCTTGTAGCTACCAACGATAAATTGATCGCGGCAAATGAACAGATACAGGCTAGTAATGAAGATTTAGCACACACCAATCAACAGCTTAGCTATATCAATGCAGATATGGATAATTTTATCTATACAGCTTCACATGACTTACGAGCACCTATCACTAATATTGAAGGGTTGATGGACACCTTAATGAGCACCCTTTCGGATGAAAGCAGACAATCTCCTATGATTAATAAATTATCCGGTATGATTACTAGCTCAATTGAACGTTTTAAGAATACCCTAAATGATTTAACTGAGATTACCAAGGTGCAACGCGAAGGTAAAGTGGAAGATTTAGTTGAAATAAATCTCACGAAAGTAATCAGTGAAGTACAACTTGACCTGTCTCAGCAGATTGAAGAAGCTGAGGCTCAGTTTGACTTGAACTTGAAGAACTACACTCCTATCCGCTTCTCCCCCAAAAATGCCCGTAGCATTGTTTATAACTTAATTTCCAACGCCATCAAATACCGATCGCCTCAAAGACAAGTGCTTATCCGGATCAGCTGTTCCATTGAAGACAATTACCTTGTTTTATCAGTATCGGATAATGGACTCGGCATGGACTTATCAGACGAAAGTAAAATATTTGCGATGTTCAAACGTCTGCATGATCATGTTGATGGCACTGGAATAGGACTTTACATAGTCAAAAAAATCATTGAAAATGCAGGTGGAAAAATTGAGGTGCGGAGCAAATTAGGACAGGGCACTACCTTTAATGTTTATTTCAAACAAAATGGTAGCAACAAATATCAATGTTAG
- the ggt gene encoding gamma-glutamyltransferase — MIGKYLLLFYTTLTFAFFACAPEIPTEEPSPIGLIADSAMVVSAHPLASQVGADIMKKGGNAVDAAIATQFALAVVYPAAGNIGGGGFMVIRNTDGTTDALDFREKAPLRGGRDMYLDEDRNVIDGLSTKGHLASGVPGSVDGMVRAYEKYGSLPWEELLQPAIDLAAEGFELTEKEANGLNRYQEKHMDANTITPKFLVKEGGWKAGDVIYMKELAQTLELVRDQGREGFYAGETAEKIVAEMERGGGIISMEDLAKYEAKFRTPVESMYDNYRVISMPPPSSGGIALVQLLQSVEEFAIDGMGHNTAPTVHLMVEAERRVYADRAAHLGDMDFYPVPLNELVTKSYNVGRMSSFDPDNATPTAEISEGQPALAESTETTHFSVVDPEGNAVSVTTTLNGGYGNKVVVAGAGFFLNNEMDDFSIKPGYPNMFGLVGGEANAIQPEKRMLSSMTPTIVEKDDKLFMVVGTPGGSTIITSVYQTILNVLEHGMGMQAAVAAKRFHHQWKPDTVYHETNAFDSLTIESLEKMGHTLVDRGRIGRVDAILVLPDGSLEGGADPRGDDAAAGF, encoded by the coding sequence ATGATTGGTAAATACCTACTTCTCTTTTACACTACCCTGACTTTTGCCTTTTTTGCCTGTGCACCGGAAATTCCTACTGAAGAACCATCTCCCATCGGTCTGATTGCCGATAGCGCGATGGTAGTGAGTGCACATCCATTAGCGTCTCAGGTCGGAGCAGATATCATGAAAAAAGGTGGAAATGCCGTAGATGCAGCCATCGCTACGCAGTTTGCATTAGCTGTGGTATATCCTGCTGCCGGAAATATTGGCGGTGGTGGTTTTATGGTGATCAGAAATACAGACGGCACTACCGATGCTTTGGACTTCAGAGAAAAGGCACCTTTAAGGGGAGGACGGGACATGTACCTTGATGAAGATAGAAATGTGATTGACGGACTAAGCACCAAAGGACATCTGGCATCAGGTGTTCCCGGATCAGTAGATGGTATGGTCAGAGCGTATGAAAAGTATGGTTCACTACCCTGGGAGGAATTATTACAGCCCGCTATTGACCTGGCTGCTGAAGGGTTTGAACTCACTGAAAAAGAAGCCAATGGCCTGAATCGTTATCAGGAAAAGCACATGGATGCCAATACGATTACTCCTAAATTTTTGGTAAAAGAAGGGGGATGGAAAGCAGGGGATGTTATCTATATGAAAGAGCTTGCACAAACTTTAGAACTGGTACGTGATCAGGGAAGAGAAGGCTTTTATGCCGGTGAAACGGCTGAAAAAATCGTTGCTGAAATGGAAAGGGGAGGGGGGATCATCAGTATGGAAGACCTTGCTAAGTATGAAGCGAAATTCCGTACTCCGGTAGAATCCATGTATGATAACTATAGAGTGATTTCTATGCCTCCACCTTCCAGCGGGGGGATTGCCTTAGTCCAGCTGCTACAGAGTGTTGAGGAGTTTGCCATTGATGGTATGGGGCATAATACCGCGCCTACTGTCCATCTGATGGTGGAAGCAGAAAGAAGAGTATATGCTGACCGTGCGGCCCATTTGGGAGATATGGATTTTTATCCGGTTCCCCTGAACGAACTGGTAACCAAATCCTACAATGTAGGCCGGATGAGCAGTTTTGATCCCGACAATGCTACCCCCACAGCTGAAATATCAGAAGGTCAGCCTGCCCTGGCTGAATCTACTGAAACTACCCATTTTTCAGTGGTTGACCCTGAAGGTAATGCAGTTTCCGTGACCACCACTCTAAATGGGGGCTATGGCAACAAAGTGGTGGTTGCCGGTGCCGGTTTTTTTCTCAATAATGAAATGGATGACTTTAGCATCAAACCTGGATATCCCAATATGTTTGGCTTGGTGGGTGGCGAAGCCAATGCGATTCAACCTGAAAAACGGATGTTGAGCTCAATGACACCTACTATTGTTGAGAAAGATGATAAGCTCTTCATGGTAGTAGGTACTCCTGGTGGATCCACTATCATCACTTCTGTTTACCAAACGATCCTCAATGTGTTAGAACATGGAATGGGTATGCAGGCTGCGGTAGCTGCCAAGCGTTTTCACCATCAGTGGAAACCCGATACCGTATATCATGAGACTAATGCTTTTGATAGCCTTACCATTGAATCATTAGAGAAGATGGGACATACACTGGTTGATAGAGGTAGAATCGGTAGGGTAGATGCTATTCTTGTACTACCTGATGGAAGTTTGGAAGGAGGGGCTGATCCTCGTGGTGATGATGCGGCGGCGGGATTCTAA
- the bglX gene encoding beta-glucosidase BglX, translating into MIDSLINEMTLEEKVGQLTLFTSDIDITGPSMREGYKEDIQAGRVGAIFNAYGAAFTRQLQQLAVEETRLGIPLLLGYDVIHGFKTIFPIPLAEAASWDLAAMEKSARIAATEASAEGLHWTYAPMIDVARDPRWGRIAEGAGEDTYLGTQVALARIKGFQGDDLSAVNTILACAKHYAAYGASQAGRDYNTVDISELELRDTYLPPFKAAVNASVATFMTSFNEIFGVPASGSEFLLSDILRDEWNFEGFVVSDYTSINEMVAHGVVADLKDAGQMAITAGVDMDMQGAVYYEYLPDLVKEGKVDVATVNQSVRRILEAKYRLGLFDNPYRYIDQQREQNEVMTNEHLEAARDIARKSIVLLKNENDILPLKNEGQTIALIGPLADDKKELIGSWSAAGDWEKSVSLLEGLQQSGRNQHEILYAKGTNINDDSTQYFQEAIKTAERADVVILALGEAALMSGEAASRSTIDLPGNQLDLAKEIHKLGKPTIVVLMNGRPLTISWLDENVDSILETWFLGHQAGPAIADVIFGDYNPSGKLPVTFPRNVGQIPLYYNQKMTGRPLAENKYTSKYLDVPNTPLYPFGYGLSYTDFTYSDLRLSSKVLLQQDSIKLSIKLQNSGNLAGHEVVQLYIRDLVGNVTRPVKELKAFKKIYLEAGQTQEVTFYIKQEDLAFYQRDLSYDAEAGQFKVFIGGNSIDLLEENFALNY; encoded by the coding sequence ATGATAGACTCTTTAATCAATGAAATGACGCTGGAAGAGAAAGTGGGACAACTTACGCTTTTTACCAGTGATATTGATATTACCGGACCCAGCATGAGAGAGGGGTATAAGGAAGATATACAAGCCGGTAGAGTAGGGGCAATTTTCAATGCTTATGGTGCTGCATTTACCCGTCAGTTACAACAACTCGCAGTAGAAGAAACTCGCTTAGGCATACCTCTGCTCTTAGGTTATGATGTTATTCACGGTTTTAAAACTATCTTTCCGATTCCGCTGGCAGAAGCCGCAAGCTGGGATTTAGCGGCTATGGAAAAATCAGCACGGATTGCCGCAACTGAGGCTTCAGCTGAAGGTTTGCACTGGACATATGCTCCCATGATAGATGTGGCGAGGGATCCCAGATGGGGTAGAATTGCTGAAGGTGCCGGTGAAGATACATATTTGGGAACGCAGGTTGCATTAGCACGCATCAAGGGTTTTCAGGGAGATGACCTTTCCGCTGTGAATACCATACTTGCCTGTGCCAAGCATTATGCAGCATATGGCGCCTCACAGGCAGGGCGAGATTACAATACGGTAGATATTTCTGAATTGGAGCTTCGTGATACTTACCTGCCACCCTTCAAAGCGGCAGTCAATGCTAGCGTTGCAACTTTCATGACATCTTTTAATGAAATATTTGGTGTGCCTGCCAGCGGCAGTGAGTTTCTACTTTCTGATATTTTGCGTGATGAGTGGAATTTTGAAGGTTTCGTTGTCTCTGATTATACATCCATCAATGAAATGGTAGCGCATGGGGTAGTTGCTGATCTGAAAGATGCCGGACAAATGGCCATTACTGCCGGTGTTGACATGGATATGCAGGGAGCCGTTTATTACGAATACCTGCCGGATTTGGTAAAAGAAGGAAAAGTAGATGTGGCTACAGTGAATCAGTCAGTAAGAAGAATCCTGGAAGCCAAATACAGGCTCGGCTTATTTGATAACCCTTATCGGTATATTGACCAACAGAGAGAGCAGAATGAAGTAATGACTAATGAGCACCTGGAGGCTGCCAGGGATATTGCCCGTAAATCCATCGTATTGCTAAAAAATGAAAATGATATTTTACCGCTCAAGAATGAAGGCCAAACTATTGCCCTGATAGGTCCGCTGGCAGATGATAAAAAAGAGCTGATTGGTTCATGGTCTGCAGCAGGAGATTGGGAAAAGTCAGTCTCTCTTTTGGAAGGTTTGCAACAATCAGGGAGAAATCAGCATGAAATATTGTACGCTAAAGGAACCAATATTAACGATGATTCTACACAGTATTTTCAAGAAGCCATAAAGACCGCAGAGCGTGCAGATGTTGTAATTCTGGCTTTGGGTGAAGCAGCTTTAATGAGTGGAGAAGCAGCCAGTCGGTCCACGATTGACCTGCCAGGGAATCAGCTGGATCTGGCCAAGGAAATCCACAAGCTTGGTAAGCCTACCATTGTAGTCTTAATGAACGGTAGACCATTAACGATTTCTTGGCTAGATGAAAATGTAGACAGCATACTGGAAACCTGGTTTCTTGGTCATCAGGCAGGGCCTGCAATTGCTGATGTTATTTTTGGAGATTACAATCCTTCCGGTAAATTACCTGTGACCTTTCCCCGAAATGTAGGCCAGATACCTTTGTACTATAATCAGAAAATGACTGGCCGACCATTAGCTGAGAATAAATACACCAGCAAGTATCTAGATGTGCCCAATACACCTCTTTATCCTTTTGGCTATGGGCTAAGTTATACTGACTTCACTTACAGTGACTTACGTTTAAGCAGTAAAGTTTTACTTCAGCAAGATTCCATTAAGCTGAGCATAAAGCTACAAAACAGTGGAAATTTAGCTGGTCATGAAGTGGTTCAGTTATACATTAGAGATTTGGTAGGTAATGTAACCCGTCCGGTAAAAGAATTGAAGGCTTTTAAAAAGATATATCTAGAGGCAGGGCAAACTCAGGAAGTAACGTTTTATATCAAACAAGAAGACCTGGCTTTTTATCAACGAGACCTTAGCTATGATGCTGAAGCTGGCCAGTTTAAAGTTTTTATAGGAGGAAATTCAATAGATTTGCTTGAAGAAAATTTTGCACTTAATTATTAG